One Candidatus Peregrinibacteria bacterium DNA segment encodes these proteins:
- a CDS encoding cysteine desulfurase, with protein MPIYLDYAAATPLDPRVLKVMQPYFKEEFGNPSSIHQFGQGARRAIDDARLKCVQLLGAFSVHEILFTGSGTESCNAALFGAAFARQKSKNRPGHLIVSAIEHPAVLESARFLHDNFGFELSEVPPDAEGLIHPKAIEAALRPDTILISVMLVNNEVGTLQPVRKIAKLARERGILMHTDACQAPGFTDINVDHLGVDLLSLNGSKIYGPKGIGLLYVREGVKIMPLIHGGGQEFRMRGGTENTALIVGFAKALELVLKDSKKEAARLGKLRDTLQKALLKIPGVKVNGSLERRIQNSLNVQVSGVTGETLVMRLDLEGLAASSGSACSSGKTEASHVLLAMGQDKQSALASLRLTLGRFTTPSEIKKATAILKKVI; from the coding sequence ATGCCTATTTATTTGGACTATGCTGCGGCCACCCCCTTGGATCCGAGGGTATTGAAGGTCATGCAACCCTATTTTAAGGAAGAATTTGGAAACCCTTCCTCCATTCATCAATTTGGACAAGGCGCGCGCCGTGCCATCGACGACGCGCGCCTCAAATGCGTGCAACTGCTGGGCGCCTTTTCTGTGCACGAAATCCTTTTCACTGGCAGCGGAACAGAATCTTGCAATGCCGCCCTTTTCGGCGCCGCCTTTGCAAGGCAAAAATCCAAAAACCGGCCTGGCCACCTTATTGTCTCTGCCATCGAGCACCCGGCTGTACTCGAATCCGCTCGCTTCCTTCATGACAATTTCGGTTTTGAACTGAGCGAAGTGCCTCCCGATGCCGAAGGTCTCATCCACCCCAAAGCCATTGAAGCCGCTCTTCGCCCAGATACGATTCTCATCAGTGTCATGCTGGTGAACAATGAAGTCGGCACGCTTCAGCCTGTGAGGAAAATCGCCAAACTCGCGCGCGAACGGGGCATCCTCATGCACACGGATGCGTGTCAGGCACCCGGCTTCACAGACATCAATGTGGATCATTTGGGCGTGGACTTGCTTTCTCTCAATGGATCCAAAATCTACGGCCCCAAAGGAATTGGACTTTTATACGTGCGAGAAGGAGTAAAAATAATGCCCCTCATCCACGGCGGAGGTCAGGAATTTCGCATGCGAGGAGGAACCGAAAACACAGCTTTGATTGTAGGCTTCGCTAAAGCTTTGGAGCTGGTTTTAAAAGACAGCAAAAAGGAAGCAGCTCGTCTAGGGAAACTCCGCGATACACTTCAAAAAGCACTGCTCAAAATCCCCGGAGTGAAAGTGAATGGATCGCTGGAACGTCGTATTCAAAACAGCCTCAACGTACAGGTGTCCGGAGTGACGGGTGAAACCCTTGTGATGCGCCTGGACCTCGAAGGCCTCGCCGCCTCCAGCGGCTCGGCCTGTTCCTCTGGCAAAACCGAAGCATCGCACGTGCTGCTGGCCATGGGCCAAGACAAACAAAGCGCCCTCGCGTCCCTTCGCCTGACGCTCGGGCGCTTCACCACTCCTTCTGAAATCAAAAAAGCGACCGCAATCCTTAAAAAAGTGATATAG
- a CDS encoding DUF721 domain-containing protein, translating into MSDFSLFSDFIPKALAKYKIEREARAALVCQRFRTLMPSILGEDASPVVRPKFVKGKILYIAVPSSVWAQRVYVHRHELLVQLNLNMAEHSGVDDLRTVVEA; encoded by the coding sequence ATGAGTGATTTCTCTCTTTTTTCAGATTTTATCCCCAAGGCCCTGGCTAAGTACAAGATTGAGCGGGAGGCCCGTGCTGCTTTGGTTTGTCAGCGTTTTAGAACTCTCATGCCTAGCATTTTGGGCGAAGATGCATCCCCGGTGGTTCGCCCCAAGTTTGTGAAAGGAAAAATTTTGTACATTGCGGTGCCCAGCAGTGTGTGGGCCCAACGGGTTTATGTGCACCGGCATGAACTTTTAGTGCAACTCAACTTGAATATGGCAGAACACAGTGGCGTGGACGATTTGAGAACGGTGGTGGAGGCTTAA
- a CDS encoding FAD:protein FMN transferase — MKRFTFEERHLGTPVVLQLVVEEEQQVAAALARFCFEECARIEAAYSRFLKGNALAALNAQVGEWTVVEEEFFRLLEFGERLRARSEGAFDLSVKSILEAWGYDETYSFVEKEASRVGPMELRSGEKFEVRISMPVELGGLGKGYAIDRMVNALKGECGELDILKGFCINAGGDLFVQGSDENGEPWRILFEHPTDLSLAIGEMRAYGPLALAASSPSRRQWRNGERHHLVDPRTGEPARKMLAVYTQAESALIADAYSTALFVLGFEKARQLVPSLPLEAMLVGPQGQLWRSEGFKGELYLE; from the coding sequence ATGAAGCGTTTCACTTTTGAGGAACGGCATTTAGGCACACCCGTTGTTTTGCAGTTGGTGGTGGAAGAGGAGCAGCAAGTGGCTGCGGCGTTGGCGCGCTTTTGTTTTGAAGAATGTGCTCGCATTGAGGCTGCTTATTCCCGGTTTTTAAAAGGCAATGCGCTGGCTGCCTTGAATGCTCAAGTGGGCGAGTGGACTGTGGTGGAGGAAGAATTCTTTCGTTTGCTTGAATTCGGGGAGCGATTGCGGGCGCGCAGCGAAGGGGCTTTTGATCTTTCGGTGAAAAGCATTTTGGAGGCGTGGGGTTACGATGAAACGTATTCTTTTGTGGAAAAGGAGGCGAGCCGGGTGGGCCCCATGGAACTTCGTTCCGGCGAAAAGTTTGAGGTGCGCATTTCGATGCCGGTGGAATTGGGTGGCCTGGGCAAAGGTTATGCCATTGATCGCATGGTGAATGCTCTCAAAGGCGAATGTGGAGAGTTGGACATTTTGAAAGGGTTTTGCATCAATGCAGGCGGAGATTTATTTGTGCAAGGCAGCGATGAAAACGGCGAGCCATGGCGGATTTTGTTTGAACATCCCACGGATCTTAGCTTGGCGATTGGTGAGATGAGGGCGTACGGACCGCTCGCCTTGGCGGCGAGCAGCCCCAGCCGGCGGCAGTGGCGAAATGGCGAGCGGCATCATTTGGTGGACCCCCGCACGGGCGAGCCGGCGAGGAAAATGCTGGCGGTGTACACCCAGGCCGAGTCCGCGCTGATTGCCGATGCGTATTCGACGGCGCTCTTTGTTTTGGGCTTTGAAAAAGCCCGCCAGCTGGTACCGTCTTTGCCACTGGAAGCCATGCTTGTGGGCCCGCAAGGACAGCTGTGGCGCAGCGAGGGTTTTAAGGGCGAGTTATATTTGGAATAG
- a CDS encoding KH domain-containing protein encodes MPSDVSGNAARDFIEFVVKNIVDAPDAVEVTMTVDSLGVLITLRVAQPDMGKIIGKSGQTAKSLRVLLRMMGAKNDARYNLKIVEPDGTVS; translated from the coding sequence ATGCCTTCTGATGTATCAGGAAATGCCGCTCGAGATTTTATTGAGTTTGTTGTTAAAAACATTGTCGATGCTCCCGATGCGGTGGAGGTGACAATGACCGTCGACAGCCTTGGCGTGCTCATCACCTTGAGGGTGGCTCAACCCGATATGGGTAAAATCATCGGTAAATCGGGGCAAACGGCCAAGTCCCTTCGCGTCCTTTTGAGGATGATGGGGGCTAAGAACGATGCCCGTTACAATTTGAAAATTGTTGAACCGGATGGGACGGTAAGCTAA
- a CDS encoding HPF/RaiA family ribosome-associated protein has product MRVQKRIKNLTEPEKAQFETYLEKKLENLRPLLDAHHPDEDEVIVHANMQKHDKHTAFEFEYVFELPRARLNASEVKHSITESVDFATEKLEQQLIKHFKKLARE; this is encoded by the coding sequence ATGCGAGTCCAAAAACGCATCAAAAATTTAACGGAGCCTGAAAAGGCACAATTCGAAACCTATCTCGAAAAAAAACTGGAAAACTTAAGGCCCCTTTTGGATGCTCACCATCCCGATGAAGATGAAGTGATTGTGCACGCCAACATGCAAAAACACGACAAGCACACGGCTTTTGAATTTGAATACGTGTTCGAATTGCCTCGTGCACGGCTCAATGCCAGTGAGGTCAAACACAGCATCACCGAAAGCGTGGATTTTGCGACCGAAAAACTGGAACAACAGTTGATCAAACACTTTAAAAAATTGGCCCGCGAATGA
- a CDS encoding protein kinase: MGNRQLIPLKKLGQGGAGEAWLVENEEAELFTLKLLNDRQNYSWKIARAIERAYKLRGQLSENGTPQINIQNFRSNPERGNGGVLFSFHEGNNLKEYVREKDFNERAQLLAELLPKAKALCDNLGESGIAHNDIRPENIIIGSDGKVTLIDIDFLTKHEETSNLCIGPAWYVAPEVLQGKVHPHSDTFSLGVTAWTVLMGNLNTIPDPRLIAEHKRQGGDFFDTPKVAGTLNQLRGTLERANPLMCDEMCNLVATRPADRVLSKTISLAPLPSVPILAGSPSLY; this comes from the coding sequence TTGGGAAATAGACAATTAATCCCCCTTAAAAAACTAGGACAAGGAGGGGCCGGTGAAGCATGGTTAGTAGAAAATGAGGAGGCAGAGCTTTTTACTTTAAAACTCCTCAACGATCGCCAGAATTATTCATGGAAAATAGCCAGAGCAATAGAAAGAGCTTATAAGTTGAGAGGGCAACTCTCTGAAAATGGAACTCCTCAAATCAATATACAAAATTTTCGCTCCAATCCAGAAAGAGGAAATGGAGGTGTTCTTTTTTCATTCCACGAAGGTAATAACCTAAAGGAATACGTTCGAGAGAAAGACTTCAATGAACGAGCGCAATTATTAGCAGAATTACTTCCAAAGGCAAAAGCCCTTTGTGATAATTTAGGAGAAAGTGGGATTGCCCATAATGACATTAGACCCGAAAATATAATTATTGGCTCAGACGGCAAAGTAACACTAATTGACATCGACTTCTTAACCAAACACGAAGAAACATCAAATCTTTGTATAGGGCCTGCATGGTATGTTGCTCCAGAAGTTTTGCAGGGGAAGGTACACCCTCATAGTGATACATTTTCATTAGGAGTCACCGCTTGGACTGTGCTAATGGGAAATTTAAATACAATACCCGATCCGCGACTCATAGCAGAGCATAAAAGACAGGGAGGAGATTTTTTTGACACGCCAAAGGTTGCGGGAACGCTAAATCAGTTACGTGGCACTCTAGAAAGAGCAAATCCATTAATGTGCGATGAGATGTGCAATCTCGTAGCTACAAGGCCAGCGGACAGAGTGCTTTCTAAAACAATCTCCCTTGCACCTCTTCCTTCTGTTCCAATTCTCGCCGGTAGTCCCAGCCTTTATTGA
- a CDS encoding FHA domain-containing protein: MKPAKGGTITEVTNERVLTRGGECIVPPTVEKVILSIRSSLRFPREPGDQEDRTVPKEVPLGHVIRREGVWVWVSPLNSERNISSTLTPLGRPNVDSGGLPFNDTAMAASEKHFSLQAFEDGSLRVTDLGSTNGTVAKWVTLT; this comes from the coding sequence ATGAAACCCGCAAAAGGCGGAACGATTACAGAAGTAACCAATGAGAGGGTTTTAACAAGAGGAGGCGAATGCATAGTTCCCCCTACGGTAGAAAAAGTCATACTCTCTATAAGGTCAAGTTTGCGATTTCCAAGGGAACCAGGGGATCAAGAAGACCGTACCGTACCTAAGGAAGTACCCTTGGGCCATGTGATTCGCAGAGAAGGGGTATGGGTATGGGTTTCACCTCTAAATAGTGAACGAAACATTAGCAGCACACTCACCCCTTTGGGGCGTCCAAACGTAGATTCAGGGGGCCTACCTTTCAACGACACTGCAATGGCGGCTTCCGAAAAACACTTCAGCCTCCAAGCCTTTGAAGATGGAAGTTTACGAGTGACAGACCTAGGAAGTACAAATGGTACAGTAGCAAAGTGGGTCACCCTCACTTAA
- a CDS encoding type II toxin-antitoxin system VapC family toxin — MGKTYLLDTNVLSGLLSKDPIYTRGVQAYADGNWAISSITEFELFLYKEKFGLPSNLFQDFLSAFIVYPLDTVVYEVAARLFTKRQQSKPHMADLLIAASSIVHQVPLITADKDMQKLFC, encoded by the coding sequence ATGGGAAAAACCTACCTTTTAGACACCAATGTACTTTCGGGTCTCCTCTCAAAAGACCCCATCTACACACGCGGTGTTCAGGCTTATGCAGATGGGAACTGGGCTATTTCATCCATCACGGAATTTGAACTTTTCCTGTACAAGGAAAAGTTCGGTTTGCCATCCAACTTATTTCAGGATTTTTTAAGTGCTTTCATCGTTTATCCATTAGATACTGTGGTTTATGAAGTCGCAGCACGATTGTTTACTAAACGCCAACAGTCCAAGCCTCATATGGCCGATTTATTGATTGCTGCAAGCTCTATTGTTCATCAGGTGCCTTTGATCACAGCGGATAAGGACATGCAGAAATTATTCTGCTGA
- a CDS encoding calcium-binding protein, whose product MQKTIHFALFLFIVTGLLFTGCASEPVKTGEMQGSLEDSFEGTGKVEDDSGKVEATEQVEEAEKKAPVEEESAYEDGTYTEVGAYTSPAGQESVSVTLVLKEGLVQSVSIGNLATNEASIRFQGLFADGISSLVVGKPIDSLGAIGAVNGSSLTPMGFNAAVEAIRAEASA is encoded by the coding sequence ATGCAAAAAACCATCCACTTCGCTTTGTTTTTGTTCATTGTGACCGGACTTTTGTTCACCGGATGCGCATCCGAACCTGTAAAAACTGGGGAAATGCAAGGTTCTTTAGAAGACAGTTTTGAGGGAACTGGAAAAGTGGAAGACGATTCTGGAAAGGTGGAGGCGACTGAACAGGTTGAAGAAGCTGAAAAAAAGGCGCCCGTGGAAGAGGAGAGCGCTTATGAAGACGGCACTTACACTGAAGTTGGAGCCTATACCAGCCCGGCCGGTCAAGAGTCTGTTTCTGTAACTTTAGTGCTTAAAGAAGGTCTTGTGCAAAGTGTTTCTATTGGCAATTTGGCCACCAATGAAGCGAGCATACGGTTTCAAGGTTTGTTTGCCGATGGCATCTCTTCTCTTGTAGTAGGGAAGCCCATCGACAGTTTGGGTGCCATTGGGGCAGTGAATGGATCGTCTCTCACCCCCATGGGATTCAATGCAGCGGTGGAAGCGATTCGTGCTGAAGCGAGCGCATGA
- a CDS encoding glycosyltransferase family 4 protein, with translation MRIGIDARMYSAEFTGIGRYVYELIRHLAELDKKNEYVIFMNRPEYDAFEPPNKRFSKVLVNARHYTLKEQVRYLRILKRAKLDLMHFTHFNAPILYSKPSVVTIHDLTLSFFPGKKMNSAFYRTAYNWVLKSAVKHSKKVIAVSENTKQDLMEVIGTPSSKIDVIYEGVCEQFGPRENKEQIEHVKRKYGISKDFLLYTGVWRGHKNLVNLVKAFALLREGNEGFDLSLVITGEEDPYYPEVKRTVSELGLDHHVIYTGMVSEAELVALYQAAKVYVFPSLYEGFGLPPLEAMRCGTPVVASKTSCIPEVCGEHNALFFDPYDPEDIANNVRKVLLDPTLQAELRECGLKHSLKFSWEKMAKETLEVYTSIDE, from the coding sequence ATGAGAATTGGAATCGATGCTCGCATGTACAGTGCCGAGTTCACAGGAATTGGCCGCTATGTGTATGAACTCATTCGTCACCTGGCTGAATTGGACAAGAAAAATGAGTATGTGATTTTTATGAATCGCCCTGAATACGATGCGTTTGAGCCCCCAAACAAGCGCTTTTCAAAGGTTTTGGTGAATGCGCGGCATTACACTTTAAAAGAGCAAGTTCGTTACTTGCGCATTTTGAAAAGGGCCAAGCTCGACCTGATGCATTTCACGCATTTCAATGCTCCTATTTTGTACAGCAAGCCCAGCGTGGTGACGATCCACGATTTGACGCTTTCTTTCTTCCCGGGCAAGAAAATGAATTCGGCTTTTTATCGCACCGCCTACAATTGGGTGCTGAAATCTGCGGTAAAACACAGTAAAAAAGTCATCGCTGTTTCTGAAAACACCAAGCAAGACCTCATGGAAGTCATTGGCACGCCTTCTTCCAAAATTGACGTGATTTATGAAGGAGTGTGCGAACAATTTGGTCCGCGTGAAAACAAAGAGCAGATTGAGCATGTGAAGCGCAAATATGGCATTTCTAAGGACTTTTTGCTCTACACCGGCGTGTGGCGTGGACATAAAAATTTGGTGAATTTGGTCAAAGCGTTTGCCCTGCTGCGCGAAGGGAATGAGGGTTTTGATCTTTCTTTGGTCATCACGGGTGAGGAAGATCCTTATTACCCCGAAGTGAAACGTACCGTCAGCGAATTGGGGCTGGATCATCATGTGATTTACACGGGCATGGTTTCTGAAGCGGAACTCGTGGCGCTGTATCAGGCGGCCAAAGTTTATGTTTTTCCTTCTCTTTACGAAGGGTTCGGCTTACCTCCGCTTGAAGCGATGCGTTGTGGAACGCCCGTGGTTGCCTCCAAAACCTCTTGCATCCCGGAGGTGTGTGGTGAGCACAATGCGCTGTTTTTTGATCCTTATGACCCTGAAGACATCGCCAACAACGTGCGCAAGGTGCTTTTAGACCCCACTTTGCAGGCGGAACTTCGCGAATGCGGGCTCAAGCACAGTTTGAAGTTTTCTTGGGAAAAAATGGCTAAGGAGACCTTGGAGGTTTATACTTCAATCGATGAGTGA
- the rpsP gene encoding 30S ribosomal protein S16, whose translation MLVIRLTRIGKTNEPAYRIVVAEKRAAVKGAHMEVIGFYNPSENKKLEFKKDRFEFWVSKGAQASDTVASLMKAQGVSGMEKFIGNRNKKRKATKAPVESAVAPAPSAPAAEAPVAEAPAEEVAAQ comes from the coding sequence GTGCTCGTAATCCGTTTGACTCGTATCGGGAAGACCAATGAACCTGCTTATCGCATTGTGGTGGCTGAAAAAAGGGCTGCTGTGAAAGGAGCGCACATGGAAGTGATCGGTTTCTACAATCCTTCTGAGAACAAGAAGCTCGAGTTTAAGAAGGATCGATTTGAGTTCTGGGTTTCTAAAGGAGCGCAAGCTTCTGATACCGTGGCCAGCCTCATGAAAGCTCAGGGGGTGAGTGGCATGGAAAAATTCATTGGGAACCGCAACAAAAAACGCAAAGCTACCAAAGCCCCTGTTGAAAGTGCAGTGGCGCCTGCTCCCTCCGCACCTGCAGCTGAAGCCCCTGTGGCCGAAGCTCCTGCCGAAGAAGTGGCAGCTCAGTAA
- the tnpA gene encoding IS200/IS605 family transposase: protein MKKLRKSSHAVFICDYHLVWPTKYRRKIFNEGVLAFLQEVMKDIPKYYPELVVKEVNTDLDHVHILISIPPQIAVGEVVRIIKANTARELNIKFPFLRKVYWGREVFGRQVTLPPQLGLTRRSFESISNNRAKKMRAKRSLN from the coding sequence ATGAAGAAGCTACGAAAAAGCTCACACGCAGTTTTCATCTGTGACTATCACTTAGTTTGGCCGACCAAATACCGTCGGAAGATATTCAACGAAGGTGTGTTGGCTTTTCTGCAGGAAGTGATGAAGGATATTCCGAAGTACTATCCGGAACTGGTGGTGAAAGAGGTAAACACGGATTTAGACCATGTACATATTTTAATTTCCATACCTCCACAAATAGCAGTGGGAGAGGTGGTGAGAATAATAAAAGCCAACACAGCTCGTGAGTTGAACATAAAGTTTCCGTTTCTTAGAAAAGTGTACTGGGGACGAGAAGTATTTGGTCGGCAGGTTACTTTGCCTCCACAGTTGGGATTAACGAGGAGGTCATTCGAAAGTATATCCAACAACAGGGCGAAGAAGATGCGGGCCAAGCGCAGCTTGAACTAG